One Brassica napus cultivar Da-Ae chromosome C4, Da-Ae, whole genome shotgun sequence genomic region harbors:
- the LOC125585494 gene encoding uncharacterized protein LOC125585494: MELELPKRLYAEGSEPRVKKINNSCRMELIRDLKKAMCAEYDDVKRDPVFTHIMAIAENDLKFSGKLVDSFICRQLITSKLHEKWFVFARTPLRFSLQEYHAVTGLKITRETNSDVVKWKNDGGFWSNLLHTGGKITLQSIRKVHLQEVHTWTRLDRMRLIYLCVIVGVVMGRDEKVSIPHMYIKLVMDFDKVRKFHWGLHSYDFLLSSIEKAMKKLGKKESYIFEGFSYALQIWIMEAIPDFGEILGRRVSDSFKGPRCGNWKGVAKVSYEDIIELEDSLTKKDNFFSVISVTGNGDVFLDAQYTREGEMEDERVDLVLGRIRNKYDWSNTDWPVLDPEESKMEEPDSHDRGSEADKIVDHTDVVADEENSSVKVAGKGKRKFLDEGAETRKKKVLCKRSAEKFLTFGPETMSFIEGLIRTSVTSLGDVLSMQMANMERVFTERMGKMEIEVSQLKDAISLTGEGSYPSKKETEEAPLNSKAKEAPPKSKGAQAPPKSKGAQAQPKRKGDQPTPTKKDGKKIATETNDFDFGLSTQDLRDLSQATFVDGFDLSQVKVETLSKSKPFNMAPLQWNDEEMDRTKEDSPDAALVFFREEDWEKVRTWSTSSTPIRIGPATLDFEIANRLMDKSEWLNSLEIDAAMYVFRERTSLKRWRPHRVAFMTVVFSNMIKKEYGHLEAQGRKSYMLHNLLLQFGKGVLPPHGRTHEIWNIDVDRLYVPVHVSGNHWIALCISFVTRSIEVFDCSGKKRYKEVDGFANLIPRIVKAVQPMRHQKDFAVGAYTVSYVPVGNLNKSACDCGVYAVKFIECHALGLELSLLHDGNIIEARHRILWDLWEAANDPELIDRMSKYQSPECLSSTVEEIL, encoded by the exons ATGGAGCTGGAGCTACCTAAACGATTATATGCAGAGGGTTCAGAACCTCGGGttaagaagatcaacaacagTTGCCGCATGGAACTTATCAGAGATCTGAAGAAAGCTATGTGTGCAGAGTACGATGATGTGAAGAGAGATCCTGTTTTCACACATATCATGGCTATTGCCGAAAATGATCTCAAGTTCTCTGGGAAACTAGTGGATAGCTTCATATGTAGACAGCTGATTACCTCAAAGCTGCATGAGAAGTGGTTTGTTTTTGCGAGGACGCCTCTCCGGTTTTCGCTTCAGGAGTACCATGCTGTGACAGGCCTCAAGATTACACGGGAAACTAACAGTGACGTAGTGAAATGGAAAAACGACGGGGGTTTTTGGAGTAACCTACTGCACACAGGTGGTAAGATCACCTTGCAGTCGATCAGAAAGGTTCATCTACAAGAAGTTCACACTTGGACGCGGCTTGATAGGATGAGGTTGATCTACTTGTGTGTAATAGTGGGTGTGGTGAtggggagagatgagaaggtgTCCATCCCTCATATGTACATCAAGTTGGTGATGGATTTTGACAAGGTTCGGAAGTTCCATTGGGGTCTTCACTCGTATGATTTCCTGTTGAGTTCGATTGAGAAGGCAATGAAGAAGTTGGGTAAGAAGGAGAGCTACATTTTCGAGGGTTTCTCCTATGCTCTCCAGATTTGGATTATGGAGGCAATTCCTGATTTTGGAGAAATATTAGGCAGAAGAGTCTCAGACAGCTTCAAAGGTCCAAGGTGTGGCAATTGGAAAGGAGTTGCAAAAGTTTCTTATGAAGACATCATTGAGCTCGAGGACTCCTTAACTAAGAAG gataacttcttctcggTCATATCAGTGACTGGTAATGGTGATGTGTTTCTAGAtgctcagtacacaagggaggGTGAGATGGAAGATGAACGAGTGGACCTTGTTTTGGGGAGGATCAGGAACAAGTATGATTGGAGCAACACAGACTGGCCAGTTTTAGACCCTGAAGAGTCTAAAATGGAGGAACCCGACAGCCATGATAGAGGGTCAGAAGCTGATAAGATCGTGGATCATACGGATGTTGTAGCAGACGAGGAGAACTCTTCGGTTAAGGTCGCAGGAAAAGGCAAGAGAAAGTTTCTTGATGAAGGAGCAGagacaagaaagaagaaggtgCTGTGTAAGCGATCAGCAGAAAAGTTTCTGACTTTTGGTCCTGAAACTATGAGTTTCATTGAGGGTCTTATCCGCACATCTGTCACTTCATTGGGAGATGTGCTCAGTATGCAAATGGCGAATATGGAGAGGGTGTTTACAGAGAGGATGGGAAAGATGGAGATTGAGGTTTCACAGCTCAAGGACGCAATCAGTTTGACTGGTGAAGGAAGCTATCCTAGTAAGAAAGAAACTGAAGAAGCTCCACTAAACAGCAAAGCCAAGGAAGCTCCACCTAAGAGCAAAGGCGCTCAAGCTCCACCTAAGAGCAAAGGCGCTCAAGCTCAACCTAAGCGCAAAGGCGATCAACCTACTCCAACAAAAAAG GACGGGAAAAAGATTGCTACAGAAactaatgattttgattttggattgAGTACACAAGACTTGCGGGACCTGTCCCAAGCTACATTTGTTGACGGTTTTGATCTGTCTCAAGTGAAAGTTGAGACGTTAAGTAAATCGAAACCGTTTAACATGGCTCCACTGCAGTGGAATGATGAGGAAATGGATCGAACCAAAGAAGACTCGCCAGATGCCGCGTTGGTGTTTTTCCGTGAAGAGGATTGGGAAAAAGTTAGAACTTGGTCAACTTCCTCCAC ACCTATACGGATTGGACCTGCCactttagattttgagattgCTAATCGTCTTATGGATAAATCTGAGTGGTTAAATAGCTTG GAGATTGACGCTGCAATGTACGTATTCCGGGAGAGAACATCTTTGAAACGATGGAGACCTCATCGTGTCGCCTTCATGACTGTCGTCTTCAGCAATATGATTAAAAAAGAGTATGGTCATTTAGAAGCTCAGGGTAGAAAGAGCTACATGCTTCATAATTTGCTACTGCAGTTCGGTAAAGGAGTCCTTCCACCACATGGCAGGACACATGAGATATGGAATATAGATGTGGATCGCCTGTATGTCCCTGTTCATGTCAGTGGGAATCATTGGATCGCCTTGTGCATCAGTTTCGTGACGAGGAGCATTGAAGTGTTCGACTGCTCGGGTAAGAAAAGGTACAAGGAGGTGGATGGGTTCGCAAACCTTATTCCGCGTATTGTCAAGGCAGTTCAGCCTATGAGACACCAGAAGGATTTCGCAGTCGGTGCATATACTGTTTCCTATGTCCCCGTTGGGAATCTGAATAAAAGTGCATGCGACTGTGGCGTCTATGCAGTGAAGTTCATTGAGTGTCATGCGCTTGGATTGGAGTTGTCGTTGTTGCATGATGGTAACATTATCGAAGCTCGCCACAGGATTCTATGGGATCTTTGGGAAGCAGCTAATGATCCGGAATTGATTGATAGGATGTCAAAGTATCAATCCCCGGAGTGTCTCTCTTCGACTGTAGAAGAGATTTTGTGA
- the LOC106378377 gene encoding uncharacterized protein LOC106378377 — MHIYTTCGVWEFGATTGWVFTADERGARLLLLESTSTLEDFKRMVLEDFDMEEDSLPDLELSYLPNELINTSTCPPVIIANDRQLQNFVCFVQKCVSTRLCVTSKAKVENLNEPDFDLNKSPADSTTAQEEGNSVDRGNEPAPVFVERQCEEKKEKIRRVEVDEDAYHADTMISAKEDVHKMSKFSVLNVVKKGQLFENKTLLKATFEICAMKHNFHYEVIKTDRQLWYVRCEDNACNWCVRAECLQDSEYFIIKKYVGEHTCAPSNKTKPGRTASAKTIGSLIMHRYEGVKEGPKCNDIIQIMLMDHGCEITKSLAWDAREYAVNAVRGIPERSYGKIPKYLHMLREANPGTHSSYEIDSKGRFRYLFIAFGQSLRGFNRVIRRVIVVDGTFLKNKYKGVLLVATAVDGNSNLYPLAFGVVDSENENSWEWFMRQLNSVIADDHHLAFISDRHAAIAKALETVYPTAKHGICIHHLLNNVVTYYHGKGLVGLVAKASKVYRVAEFEKIFANVCNISPAIGKYLRDAEVQKWARCQFSGYRYDIRTTNPAESINSALRSPREYPIIPLLDSIREMLTRWFYNRKKKISKHNHPLTEDVEKKIERRTEKGKRFAVYPVSDGRLLVRGDKIDCLVDLDRRTCSCGKYNLMKIPCRHAIKAGFHVGRQPHTLTDLFYTTEAWREAYHESINPIAVPEDAWSMPEDVVVDNVLPPESRKSVGRNRKRRYETVEDKLRSSQTSQKRQLRKCSRCGISGHNRATCKIPI; from the coding sequence atgcatatctatacaACATGTGGTGTTTGGGAGTTTGGAGCAACCACGGGATGGGTTTTTACGGCTGATGAGAGAGGGGCTAGGCTACTGTTATTGGAATCAACTTCTACCTTAGAGGATTTTAAAAGAATGGTTTTGGAAGattttgatatggaagaagatagcTTACCCGATTTGGAGTTGAGTTATCTACCTAATGAGTTGATCAATACATCAACTTGTCCGcctgtgatcattgcaaatgATCGACAGCTTcagaattttgtttgttttgttcaaaAGTGTGTTTCTACTCGATTGTGTGTAACATCTAAAGCCAAAGTTGAGAATCTGAATGAACCAGACTTTGATCTTAACAAGTCGCCAGCTGATTCAACTACTGCTCAAGAGGAGGGAAACTCGGTTGATAGGGGGAATGAACCAGCTCCTGTGTTTGTTGAGAGGCAGTGcgaggaaaagaaagaaaagattagaAGAGTCGAAGTTGATGAGGATGCCTATCATGCCGATACCATGATCTCGGCCAAAGAGGACGTACATAAGATGTCAAAGTTTTCTGTGCTCAATGTTGTTAAGAAGGGACAATTGTTTGAGAACAAAACTTTGCTGAAGGCGACTTTTGAGATATGTGCAATGAAGCATAACTTTCACTATGAGGTTATCAAAACGGATAGACAACTTTGGTACGTTAGATGTGAGGATAATGCATGCAATTGGTGTGTTCGAGCAGAGTGTTTGCAGGATTCTGAATATTTCATTATCAAAAAGTATGTCGGTgaacatacatgtgcaccttcaaacaaaaccaaaccgggTAGGACTGCTTCGGCCAAAACTATAGGCAGTCTGATTATGCATAGGTATGAAGGGGTTAAGGAAGGGCCGAAATGCAATGATATAATACAGATTATGCTTATGGATCATGGCTGTGAGATCACGAAATCTTTAGCATGGGATGCTCGTGAATATGCGGTTAATGCTGTTAGAGGTATACCAGAGAGAAGTTATGGAAAAATACCGAAATACTTGCACATGCTCAGAGAGGCTAATCCGGGAACACATTCATCGTATGAGATTGACAGCAAAGGGAGATTTCGGTACCTGTTTATTGCATTTGGGCAATCGCTACGAGGATTTAACAGAGTCATAAGGAGGGTTATTGTGGTTGATGGCACTTTTCTGAAGAACAAATACAAAGGAGTTCTATTGGTTGCAACTGCTGTAGACGGAAATTCTAATTTGTATCCTCTTGCATTCGGAGTAGTCGACTCAGAGAATGAAaattcttgggaatggtttatgaGACAACTAAATAGTGTCATTGCTGATGATCATCATTTGGCTTTCATTTCGGATAGACATGCGGCCATTGCTAAGGCGCTTGAGACTGTGTATCCAACAGCTAAACATGGTATTTGCATTCAtcatttgttgaataatgtgGTAACATATTACCATGGGAAAGGACTTGTTGGGTTGGTTGCAAAGGCGTCCAAGGTTTATAGAGTTGCTGAGTTTGAAAAGATATTTGCTAATGTGTGTAATATCAGTCCGGCAATTGGAAAATACCTAAGGGATGCTGAAGTCCAAAAGTGGGCAAGATGTCAATTCTCTGGATATAGATATGACATAAGGACAACAAACCCTGCCGAATCCATCAACTCTGCTTTGCGTTCGCCGAGAGAGTATCCAATCATTCCCTTGTTGGACAGTATCAGAGAAATGCTGACTCGGTGGTTTTATAACCGTAAGAAAAAGATTTCAAAGCATAATCATCCTCTTACCGAAGATGTGGAGAAAAAGATTGAAAGGAGAACCGAGAAAGGCAAAAGATTTGCAGTTTACCCTGTCAGCGATGGTCGCTTGCTTGTTAGAGGTGATAAAATCGACTGCTTAGTTGATTTGGATAGACGTACTTGCTCATGTGGGAAGTACAACCTGATGAAGATACCTTGTCGGCACGCAATTAAAGCTGGGTTTCATGTTGGCAGACAGCCACACACATTAACTGATTTATTTTACACTACAGAAGCTTGGCGAGAAGCTTATCATGAAAGCATCAATCCTATTGCTGTTCCTGAGGATGCTTGGTCCATGCCAGAAGATGTTGTCGTGGACAATGTGCTACCACCAGAGTCAAGAAAATCAGTTGGAAGGAATAGAAAACGGAGATATGAAACTGTTGAAGATAAACTTCGGTCATCGCAAACATCACAAAAGAGGCAGCTTCGCAAGTGTAGTAGATGTGGTATTAGTGGGCACAACAGAGCAACTTGTAAAATACCAATATAG
- the LOC106394886 gene encoding transcription factor UPBEAT1 → MGVTLEGQRKESVWVSMRRQRARRALVKKIIIRPKKNLEASRRPCRAIHKRVKTLKELVPNTKSAEGLDGLFRQTADYILALEMKVRVMQTMVQVLTETNCM, encoded by the coding sequence ATGGGAGTAACCTTAGAAGGTCAAAGAAAGGAATCAGTTTGGGTGTCGATGAGAAGACAAAGAGCACGAAGGGCCCTTGTGAAGAAGATCATAATCCGACCGAAAAAGAATCTAGAGGCTTCTAGAAGACCATGTCGTGCGATTCATAAACGAGTCAAGACGCTGAAAGAGCTTGTTCCGAACACCAAATCAGCAGAAGGTTTGGATGGACTCTTTAGACAAACGGCAGATTATATTTTGGCTTTGGAAATGAAAGTGAGAGTTATGCAGACAATGGTTCAGGTTTTGACCGAAACTAATTGTATGTAA